The following nucleotide sequence is from Triticum dicoccoides isolate Atlit2015 ecotype Zavitan chromosome 7B, WEW_v2.0, whole genome shotgun sequence.
AGCCAAAGGATCATTGTGCAGTGATTTTGCTATCCATGGCTAAAGCAAGCCAGCTCCAACACTCCAAGTTGGCCATGCAGGTAGCATGAGCTGTGCAGCATATAATACCTACATAATAAATTTAAAACAGCACAATACCTAGATAACACGTATGCAACTAAAATAAACATTTTTAGCACGCAATTATGTCAAGATCCACCAATAGAGCCAACCATCCGGTTGATTCTTGTCGCCAATTAAAGGAACATGACAATGTGATATCTCATTGGAAGAATAGCTACTGCACTAAAGAATTTGAACTACACATGGGCGAAGATTCCAAATGTTGCACCAGATCTCACAAACTTGATATACAAAACTGTGGAGATGAGTTGGCATGATTCGTTGTGTCTACCATTCAAATGGCGTTGTATCATACAGTTCCTCTGTATAAATAGGCCTCAGAAGAAggctaaacacatcaaaccgaaaGGCGCTCTCTCATTCTCATACCTTCAAACCTCAAGTACTCAACACAGAGGAAAGAGTCTTAGCAACAGATATGGCTTGCCATATTAGATCAGTTAGTTTGTCTTCTAGGCCTCACACCAAGGTCGAAGAGGAGCTGCACAGCCTAGAGGCAAGCATCTCTTCACCCTCCATGACCATCGAGACTATCTCTGATGGTTTGAGGAGACTTGGAGACATCTACAGCGCCATTGAAGAGATCCTGTGCCTTCCTAGCAACCAAATTTGCTCTTCCCAGCAAAGGAAGATGTTGGAAGGTGAAACCAAGTGCTCCCTTGAGCTACTAGATCTCTGCAATGCCATGCATGAGGACTTCACCGAGTTGAAGGCCATTATCCAAGATCTGCAAGTGGCGAGCAGAAAAGGAGATGACACCGCTGTTCAAGTCAAGATCCAGTCTTACACCCGCCTAGTGAAGAAGGCGAAGAAACATTTCAAGAAGGCCGCGAAGAAGGTTACATCTGACAAGGAGGACTGCAGGATGGTCAGGCTGTTGAGCGAGGCTAGGGAGATCACCACCTCTCTCCTCGAGTCAACAGTACACCTCTTGTCCAAGCAAATCGCAGTGCCAAAATGGTCTCTCGTCTCCAAGGCATTCCAGAAGAAGAACTCGGTTGTTTGCAAGGAGGAGCAGTTGCAGGTCCTAGAGTGCAGTGTCGGAGATCTTGAGGCTGGAGCAGGAATCCTGTTCCGGAGATTGCTCCAGAGCAGAGTTACTCTCCTAAACATTCTTAGCTCATAGATACTCTTCAACCTCTGCTACTCTTGCACCGTGCGATTGGCTTCCACCTTTTAAAGGATTGCTGATCTTTCTCAGTGTGTGTATATATGTAGGAATGTACAGAATACTCCGTACAGAAAGGAAACAAAAGTTTTGATCGAACTCATACTGTGAATTCAACCCTCGCATGCTTCTGAGATCCATGGTGATAttatgcaatgatgttattattgccTCTGTTTTGTATGATGCATACACGGTTCAAGATGTAGAATGTGTACATGAAATAAGTTACGCATGAGCCATGGTAGTTTCTCCCTTTTCTTAACTTTAAGCAGTCACATGGGAGTTTCTTCCTTCTCTTAATTCTATGCATGCTTTTTCTCTGGAAAGAAATAATTAGAGACTAGCAGCCAACTTTTAAGGGTCAGCCATGTAAATTTTGCACTGGCTAATAAATGCATTTACCTGTGTATTCAACATCAAACCTTCTTTAAGCTCAAAATTAGTATATGATCCTTATTTGGTGGAACTACTCTACATTAATAAATATGCTAGATCAAGCTGAACCCCACCATTAAACTAGTAATTTGCAGAGCATATTAGCTGGCTGAGTTGGCTAGCTGCATGGTTGCAGAGTCTGGACACATCCTTGCACTAAATCAACTCCATGCAGAGTCTGGACATATCCTTGCACTAAATCAACTTTTCCACTGAGACACTGTAGCTTTAAGACAACTTCAGAAGGAAAACTGTAATCTT
It contains:
- the LOC119340847 gene encoding uncharacterized protein LOC119340847, with protein sequence MACHIRSVSLSSRPHTKVEEELHSLEASISSPSMTIETISDGLRRLGDIYSAIEEILCLPSNQICSSQQRKMLEGETKCSLELLDLCNAMHEDFTELKAIIQDLQVASRKGDDTAVQVKIQSYTRLVKKAKKHFKKAAKKVTSDKEDCRMVRLLSEAREITTSLLESTVHLLSKQIAVPKWSLVSKAFQKKNSVVCKEEQLQVLECSVGDLEAGAGILFRRLLQSRVTLLNILSS